From one Rosa rugosa chromosome 4, drRosRugo1.1, whole genome shotgun sequence genomic stretch:
- the LOC133744683 gene encoding uncharacterized protein LOC133744683: protein MRQVEMILRMMHARCFIVRQLQVREFDQAEIAENVIWLATAAGIVCFGDSKSNLMLPFYIGMVAVVLNIIILPLYKYVSMECQVNSYSTCGNCVITLFKFQFRLFMVGMVIFQYIIIGICRKQHDALRTDNASSDSEKQY from the exons ATGCGTCAAGTGGAGATGATCTTGAGGATGATGCATGCTCGATGTTTCATAGTTCGCCAGCTTCAAGTCCGAGAGTTTGATCAAGCAGAGATTGCAGAGAATGTAATTTGGCTTGCCACAGCTGCAGGCATTGTATGCTTTGGTGATTCGAAATCCAACCTGAT GTTGCCGTTTTATATTGGGATGGTGGCCGTGGTTTTGAATATTATCATCTTGCCGTTATACAAGTATGTCAGCATGGAGTGTCAG GTGAACAGTTATAGTACTTGTGGCAACTGTGTAATTACTCTATTCAAGTTCCAGTTCAGGCTGTTTATGGTAGGCATGGTAATATTTCAGTACATTATAATTGGGATATGTAGGAAACAACATGATGCGCTGCGTACAGATAATGCCTCCTCAGATAGTGAGAAACAATACTAA
- the LOC133745014 gene encoding proteasome subunit alpha type-3 — MSSIGTGYDLSVTTFSPDGRVFQIEYATKAVDNSGTVIGIKCKDGVVMGVEKLIASKMMLPGSNRRIHSVHRHSGMAVAGLAADGRQIVARTKSEATNYENVYGDQIPIKELAERVASYVHLCTLYWWLRPFGCGIILGGYDRDGPQLYMVEPSGVSYRYFGAAIGKGRQAAKTEIEKLKLSELTCRQGVIEVAKIIYGIHDEAKDKDFELEMSWVCDESNRLHQKVPDELLEEAKAAARAALEEMDAD, encoded by the coding sequence ATGAGTAGCATAGGAACAGGCTACGATCTCTCAGTCACCACATTTTCTCCTGATGGCCGTGTATTCCAGATTGAGTACGCAACCAAAGCTGTTGACAACTCTGGGACTGTTATTGGGATCAAATGCAAGGATGGAGTTGTTATGGGTGTGGAAAAGCTCATTGCATCAAAGATGATGCTGCCTGGTTCGAACAGAAGAATTCATTCTGTTCATCGCCACTCTGGCATGGCAGTGGCAGGATTAGCAGCTGATGGCAGGCAGATTGTTGCCAGGACAAAGTCGGAAGCTACCAACTATGAAAATGTCTATGGTGATCAGATTCCTATCAAGGAACTTGCTGAACGTGTTGCCAGTTATGTGCATCTGTGCACACTATATTGGTGGCTCAGACCTTTTGGATGTGGGATCATCCTTGGAGGTTATGACAGAGATGGGCCACAATTGTACATGGTTGAACCTTCTGGTGTTTCTTACAGGTATTTTGGTGCAGCAATAGGGAAGGGAAGGCAGGCTGCTAAAACAGAGATTGAAAAGTTGAAGCTTTCAGAATTGACTTGTCGGCAAGGTGTTATTGAAGTAGCCAAGATCATTTATGGAATACACGATGAGGCGAAGGACAAAGACTTTGAATTGGAAATGAGCTGGGTCTGCGATGAATCGAACCGTCTGCATCAGAAGGTTCCAGATGAGCTTCTAGAGGAAGCAAAGGCAGCGGCAAGAGCAGCATTGGAAGAAATGGATGCAGACTAA
- the LOC133745489 gene encoding myb family transcription factor PHL11 codes for MEMNYNYGGSGQEISCPYENGVMMTRDPKPRLRWTPDLHGRFVDAVTKLGGPDKATPKSVLRLMGLKGLTLYHLKSHLQKYRLGQQSRKQNSAEQGRENNGDSFVHFSNHHSTGSTTKSSRGNAEQGTIPLSEELKCQIEVQNRLQEQLEVQKKLQMRIEAQGKYLQAILERAQQGLSIDMKGPITAEATRAQLTDFNLALSNFMENISEEERRVNIIEMNEAYKKSNGSTFQIYEEGNIGEENKDSKLKVERGSIHFDLNTKGSYDYVGTNGTEFEPRCFRLQDSSL; via the exons ATGGAGATGAACTACAACTACGGCGGCAGCGGCCAAGAGATCAGCTGTCCGTACGAGAATGGGGTGATGATGACCAGAGACCCCAAGCCCCGGCTGAGGTGGACGCCGGATCTTCACGGCAGATTTGTCGACGCCGTCACTAAGCTCGGTGGCCCTGACA AGGCCACTCCTAAGTCTGTCTTGAGGCTAATGGGCTTGAAGGGATTGACATTGTACCATTTGAAAAGCCATTTGCAG AAGTATAGACTCGGACAGCAATCTCGGAAACAAAATTCTGCAGAACAAGGCAGAGAGAACAATG GGGATTCATTTGTACATTTCAGTAATCATCATTCCACAGGGTCAACCACCAAATCCTCAAGAGGTAATGCAGAACAAGG AACAATTCCGCTTTCGGAGGAACTCAAGTGTCAGATTGAAGTACAGAACAGATTGCAAGAGCAACTCGAG GTTCAAAAGAAGTTGCAAATGAGAATAGAAGCCCAAGGGAAGTACTTACAAGCTATATTAGAGAGAGCTCAACAGGGCCTCTCTATTGACATGAAGGGGCCAATTACTGCAGAAGCCACAAGAGCGCAATTGACAGACTTCAATTTGGCTCTATCAAACTTCATGGAGAATATTAgcgaagaagagagaagagtaAACATAATAGAGATGAATGAGGCTTATAAGAAGAGCAATGGTTCGACCTTCCAGATTTATGAAGAAGGGAATattggagaagaaaataaagattcAAAGCTCAAGGTTGAGAGGGGTTCCATACATTTTGACTTAAATACTAAAGGTAGTTATGATTATGTTGGTACAAATGGAACTGAATTCGAACCACGATGCTTTCGTTTACAAGATAGTTCACTTTGA